The following are encoded in a window of Alkalidesulfovibrio alkalitolerans DSM 16529 genomic DNA:
- the rpmA gene encoding 50S ribosomal protein L27, protein MAHKKAGGSSRNGRDSAGQRRGVKRFGGQKVLAGNILVRQLGTKVHPGDGVGMGRDFTLFALLDGVVRYESYRRNNKVKTRVHVEPAQA, encoded by the coding sequence ATGGCTCACAAAAAAGCAGGCGGCAGTTCGCGCAACGGCCGCGACAGCGCCGGACAACGGCGCGGCGTGAAGCGCTTCGGCGGCCAGAAGGTGCTGGCCGGCAACATCTTGGTGCGTCAGCTCGGCACCAAGGTCCATCCCGGCGACGGCGTGGGCATGGGCCGCGACTTCACCCTCTTCGCCCTGTTGGACGGCGTGGTCCGCTACGAGTCCTACCGCCGCAACAACAAGGTCAAGACTCGCGTCCATGTCGAGCCGGCCCAGGCCTAA
- the rplU gene encoding 50S ribosomal protein L21 has translation MFAIIETGGKQYRVQEGWRFNVERLDAAAGSEFVLDKVLLVNNGGTIAVGSPYLDGGKVTCEVLAHGRDKKVVVFKKRRRKDSAVKRGHRQEFTTLKVKAISA, from the coding sequence ATGTTTGCGATTATCGAGACGGGCGGCAAGCAGTACCGCGTGCAGGAAGGCTGGCGCTTCAACGTGGAGCGCCTCGACGCGGCTGCGGGGTCCGAATTCGTTCTGGACAAGGTTCTTCTGGTGAACAACGGCGGCACGATCGCCGTGGGATCTCCCTATCTCGACGGTGGCAAGGTCACCTGCGAGGTGCTGGCCCACGGGCGCGACAAGAAGGTCGTGGTCTTCAAAAAGCGCCGTCGCAAGGATTCCGCCGTGAAGCGCGGACATCGCCAGGAATTCACCACTTTGAAGGTCAAGGCCATCAGCGCCTGA
- a CDS encoding tetratricopeptide repeat protein has protein sequence MNTPARIACLVTLAVLLSACAVPRIIVHEDPLTPADRLRLGLAYEQEGKDDLAEQEYRRALSGEPLAHLALANLLFRQERFGEAEKSYDRAVRALPDDPEPRNNLAWLLLTQSRDLGKAERLAEEAVALAQDPAIKAACENTLASVRAARAAKSGG, from the coding sequence ATGAACACACCCGCACGCATCGCATGTCTCGTAACGCTCGCCGTGCTCCTCTCGGCCTGCGCCGTGCCGCGCATCATCGTCCACGAGGATCCGCTGACCCCGGCCGACAGGCTCAGGCTCGGCCTGGCCTACGAGCAGGAGGGCAAGGACGATCTGGCGGAACAGGAATACCGGCGAGCGCTTTCCGGCGAACCGCTGGCCCACCTGGCCCTGGCCAACCTGCTCTTCAGGCAGGAGCGCTTCGGCGAGGCGGAAAAATCATACGACCGCGCCGTGCGCGCCCTGCCCGACGACCCCGAGCCGCGCAACAACCTGGCCTGGCTGCTGCTCACCCAGAGCCGCGACCTAGGCAAGGCAGAGCGACTGGCCGAGGAAGCCGTGGCCCTGGCTCAGGATCCGGCCATCAAGGCGGCCTGCGAAAACACCCTGGCCAGCGTCCGGGCCGCACGCGCCGCAAAATCCGGGGGCTGA
- a CDS encoding C39 family peptidase, whose amino-acid sequence MPSSPRGPSAVARATIAALFAALALAACASRAPLPHDFSPPAADRMVPNAPFHAQDDYQCGPAALATVLNHLGDPVSPDEIARTLHRPDFRGTLNLELALYPRPRGFASRFFAGTLDDLIRAVDEGRIQVVMVNYGFRQAAANHFMAVTGYGPDGIVVNDGYTQAARIAWDDFYATWEAADRWTLAVAPEPPQTTDKPEP is encoded by the coding sequence TTGCCGTCGTCGCCCCGGGGACCGAGCGCGGTCGCCCGGGCGACGATCGCGGCCCTTTTCGCGGCCCTCGCGCTTGCGGCCTGCGCGTCGCGCGCGCCGTTGCCGCACGATTTTTCGCCGCCCGCTGCCGACCGCATGGTCCCAAACGCGCCCTTCCACGCCCAGGACGACTACCAGTGCGGCCCGGCCGCCCTGGCAACGGTCCTCAACCATCTGGGCGACCCGGTAAGTCCGGACGAGATTGCCCGAACGCTGCACCGTCCGGATTTTCGCGGCACGCTGAACCTGGAACTGGCCCTCTACCCCCGGCCCAGGGGTTTTGCGTCCCGATTCTTCGCGGGCACGCTCGACGATCTGATCCGCGCCGTGGACGAGGGCCGCATCCAGGTGGTGATGGTCAACTACGGATTCAGGCAGGCCGCGGCCAACCATTTCATGGCCGTGACCGGCTACGGGCCGGATGGCATCGTGGTCAACGACGGCTACACGCAGGCCGCGCGCATCGCCTGGGACGATTTCTACGCCACCTGGGAGGCCGCGGACCGCTGGACCCTGGCAGTCGCGCCCGAGCCTCCCCAGACCACGGACAAACCGGAGCCATGA
- a CDS encoding PA2779 family protein, which translates to MKQLTTFAWFKPLTMCMALIMFTLGLVPRVEASFLPTGESRSLAAQEADMSVVREALENKIVGQRLADFGYTAEEVENTLKLASPEEIHQLATNIQAVQAGEGALGVIIAILVIALLVVLILHFSGKTVTIQ; encoded by the coding sequence ATGAAACAACTCACGACATTCGCCTGGTTCAAGCCGCTGACAATGTGCATGGCCCTGATCATGTTCACCTTGGGCCTTGTGCCGCGCGTCGAGGCATCCTTCCTGCCCACCGGAGAATCCCGCTCCCTCGCCGCCCAAGAGGCCGACATGTCCGTGGTCCGCGAGGCTCTGGAGAACAAGATCGTGGGCCAGAGGCTGGCCGACTTCGGCTATACCGCCGAAGAAGTCGAGAACACCCTCAAGCTGGCCAGCCCCGAGGAAATCCACCAACTCGCGACCAACATCCAGGCCGTCCAGGCGGGCGAAGGCGCGCTCGGCGTGATCATCGCCATCCTGGTCATAGCACTCCTGGTGGTCCTCATCCTGCATTTCAGCGGCAAGACAGTCACCATCCAGTGA
- a CDS encoding hybrid sensor histidine kinase/response regulator — protein sequence MARFSSENEVLRLERAELAAQLGVPDIHSWVVENSPDALIVVGGAGEMLFANTAAERLLGRDLVDLRHWPFGLPTAGRDAELELHAPERGVVVAEMRATPISLPSGQATLITLRDITEGRRMVQALREAREELETRVQERTRELRKANEQLLEEIAERVMAQEELKRSESRYRAILEDQTELICRYLPDGRLSYVNEAYARYYGKTRAELINRNFIPDIPAEDLRCILQKTGALSPQSPVTEFEHRIRMEDGSVRWQRWTHRAVFSAAGELAEYQAVGRDVTKRKEVEVELEEQRRFLRLIIDSLPNPIFVKDDQGRYALVNKAMAELYGSTPEEMIGREGADFNANLDELARFRKEDEMVLASGKILRVPQKTITSSTGEKRWFTKTKIPLPERRQVLGVAVDVTELLEAEMERLRMEKRMRQTQKMQALGTLAGGIAHDFNNMIYAMLGFTDLSLRKAQDPKLVEYLEQIKSAGIRASELVRQILTFSRQTEQGRARVRLSLLCKEVAKLLMPVLPADIEVELKIETERDLVQGDPVQIHQVLMNLCTNAMHAMRGRGGYLEIVLRDGAECPAQSAEPEGIAGHAAGDWLELVVRDSGTGMDPATMERIFDPFFTTKRIGEGTGMGLSVVHGVVQAHMGTVRVESEPGKGSAFYVCLPRLTDGEDECGDRCQLAPRGIERVLFVDDENLLAQMAGEMLSNLGYAVTSMTSATEALEIFKATPDSFDLVITDQAMPGMTGAELAVELLRIRPALPVILITGFSETVDEEEARRLGLRAFLMKPVSEAELARTIREALDVSTR from the coding sequence ATGGCTCGGTTTTCGTCCGAGAACGAGGTGTTGCGCCTCGAGCGCGCAGAACTGGCCGCGCAACTCGGCGTGCCCGACATCCACAGCTGGGTCGTCGAGAACTCGCCCGACGCCTTGATCGTGGTCGGCGGCGCTGGCGAGATGCTGTTCGCCAACACGGCCGCCGAGCGCCTGCTCGGCCGCGACCTTGTGGATCTTCGCCACTGGCCTTTCGGCCTGCCAACGGCAGGGCGCGACGCGGAACTCGAACTGCACGCTCCGGAGAGGGGCGTGGTCGTGGCCGAGATGCGGGCCACTCCGATAAGCCTCCCCAGCGGCCAGGCAACGCTCATCACCCTGCGCGACATCACCGAGGGCCGCCGCATGGTCCAGGCTTTGCGTGAAGCCCGTGAGGAGTTGGAGACTCGCGTGCAGGAGCGCACGCGGGAGCTTCGTAAGGCCAATGAACAGCTTCTCGAAGAGATCGCCGAGCGGGTCATGGCCCAGGAGGAGCTCAAGCGAAGCGAGTCGCGCTACCGGGCCATCCTGGAAGACCAGACCGAACTCATCTGCCGCTATCTTCCCGACGGTCGATTGTCCTACGTCAACGAGGCCTACGCCCGTTATTACGGCAAGACCCGCGCCGAACTCATCAACCGCAATTTCATTCCCGACATACCAGCCGAGGATCTGCGCTGCATCCTGCAGAAAACCGGAGCCCTTTCTCCACAGTCGCCCGTTACGGAATTCGAGCACCGCATTCGCATGGAGGACGGCTCCGTGCGCTGGCAGCGCTGGACGCACCGGGCAGTGTTCAGCGCCGCGGGAGAGCTTGCCGAATATCAGGCCGTGGGCCGCGACGTGACCAAGCGCAAGGAGGTCGAGGTCGAACTGGAGGAGCAGCGCCGCTTCCTGCGCCTGATCATCGACTCGCTGCCCAACCCCATCTTCGTCAAGGACGACCAGGGGCGCTACGCGCTGGTCAACAAGGCCATGGCCGAGCTTTACGGCAGCACGCCCGAGGAGATGATCGGCCGCGAGGGAGCGGACTTCAACGCCAATCTCGACGAGTTGGCCCGCTTCCGCAAGGAAGACGAGATGGTGCTCGCCAGTGGCAAGATCCTGCGCGTGCCGCAAAAGACCATCACCTCGTCCACGGGCGAGAAGCGTTGGTTCACCAAGACCAAGATTCCGCTGCCAGAGCGCAGGCAGGTGCTGGGCGTGGCCGTGGACGTGACCGAGCTTTTGGAGGCCGAGATGGAGCGCCTGCGCATGGAGAAGCGCATGCGCCAGACCCAGAAGATGCAGGCCCTGGGCACCCTGGCCGGCGGCATCGCCCACGATTTCAACAACATGATCTACGCCATGCTCGGTTTCACCGACCTCTCCCTGCGCAAGGCCCAGGACCCGAAGCTCGTCGAATATTTGGAACAGATAAAGTCCGCCGGCATCAGGGCTTCGGAACTCGTGCGCCAGATATTGACCTTCTCCCGCCAGACCGAGCAGGGCCGCGCCCGGGTGCGCCTCTCGCTGCTGTGCAAGGAGGTCGCCAAACTGCTCATGCCCGTTTTGCCCGCCGATATCGAGGTGGAACTGAAGATCGAAACCGAGCGCGACCTCGTGCAGGGGGACCCGGTGCAGATCCATCAGGTTCTCATGAACCTGTGCACCAACGCGATGCACGCCATGCGCGGCAGGGGCGGCTATCTGGAGATCGTCCTGCGCGACGGGGCGGAGTGTCCGGCGCAATCTGCCGAGCCCGAGGGGATCGCCGGACATGCGGCGGGCGACTGGCTCGAACTCGTGGTGCGCGACTCGGGCACGGGCATGGATCCGGCGACCATGGAGCGCATCTTCGATCCGTTCTTCACCACCAAGCGTATTGGCGAAGGTACGGGCATGGGCCTCTCCGTGGTCCACGGCGTGGTGCAGGCCCACATGGGCACGGTGCGGGTGGAGAGCGAGCCGGGCAAAGGATCGGCTTTCTACGTCTGCCTGCCACGCCTGACCGATGGCGAGGACGAGTGCGGCGACCGCTGCCAGCTTGCGCCACGCGGCATCGAGCGCGTCCTTTTCGTGGACGATGAGAACCTGCTCGCCCAGATGGCCGGAGAAATGCTCTCCAATCTGGGCTACGCCGTGACCTCCATGACTTCGGCCACGGAGGCCCTGGAGATTTTCAAGGCCACGCCGGACAGCTTCGATCTGGTGATCACGGACCAGGCCATGCCCGGTATGACCGGCGCGGAACTGGCCGTCGAGCTTTTGCGCATCCGCCCCGCCTTGCCGGTCATCCTCATCACCGGTTTCTCCGAGACCGTCGACGAGGAAGAGGCGAGGCGGCTTGGGCTTCGGGCCTTCCTCATGAAACCCGTGTCCGAGGCCGAACTGGCCCGGACAATCCGCGAAGCCCTGGACGTCTCCACCCGCTGA
- the gap gene encoding type I glyceraldehyde-3-phosphate dehydrogenase yields MNKLRIGINGFGRIGRQVLKAVYERHPGTLEVVAVNDLFDTTTNAHLLEFDTNYGRTPFSVVARDNTIEYGDWKVRSFASRDPREIPWADMGVDLVVECTGIFTSGPKARAHIDAGARKVIISAPAKEEDLTVVLGVNGDAYDPARHHVISNASCTTNCLAPAAKVVHDAFGIRSGLMCTIHSYTNDQRILDLPHRDLRRARAAAQNIIPTTTGAAKAVSLVIPELKGRIDGYSLRVPTPTVSIVDLTCVLEKPTTTQELRDVLRAAAEGPLQGILGFSERPLVSMDFKGDPRSGIVESEFTAVQDGILAKVVAWYDNEWGYSCRVADLAEKIRAAGLQ; encoded by the coding sequence ATGAACAAACTGCGCATCGGAATCAACGGCTTCGGCCGCATCGGCCGTCAGGTGCTCAAGGCGGTGTACGAGCGTCATCCCGGCACGCTTGAGGTCGTGGCCGTCAACGATCTCTTCGACACGACGACCAACGCCCATCTGCTGGAATTCGACACCAACTACGGACGCACGCCCTTTTCGGTCGTGGCGCGCGACAACACCATCGAGTACGGCGACTGGAAGGTCAGGAGTTTCGCCAGCCGCGACCCCAGGGAAATCCCCTGGGCGGACATGGGCGTCGACTTGGTGGTCGAGTGCACCGGCATCTTCACCAGCGGCCCCAAGGCCAGGGCGCACATCGATGCCGGGGCGCGCAAGGTGATCATCAGCGCACCCGCCAAGGAAGAGGACCTGACAGTGGTTCTGGGCGTGAACGGCGACGCGTACGATCCCGCCCGCCATCACGTCATCTCCAACGCCTCGTGCACCACCAACTGCCTGGCCCCCGCCGCCAAGGTCGTGCACGACGCCTTCGGCATCCGCTCCGGCCTCATGTGCACCATCCACTCCTACACCAACGACCAGCGCATCCTGGACCTGCCGCACCGCGACCTGCGCCGCGCCCGCGCGGCCGCGCAGAACATCATCCCGACCACAACCGGCGCGGCCAAGGCCGTGTCCCTTGTGATCCCCGAACTCAAGGGGCGCATCGACGGCTACTCGCTGCGCGTGCCCACGCCCACGGTTTCCATCGTCGACCTAACCTGCGTGCTGGAAAAGCCGACCACAACCCAGGAATTGCGCGACGTGCTGCGCGCGGCTGCCGAAGGTCCGCTTCAAGGTATTCTCGGCTTCAGCGAACGGCCGCTCGTGTCCATGGACTTCAAGGGCGACCCCCGCTCGGGCATCGTCGAATCCGAATTCACGGCCGTTCAAGATGGTATTCTGGCCAAGGTCGTGGCCTGGTACGACAACGAATGGGGCTATTCCTGTCGCGTGGCCGACCTGGCAGAAAAAATCAGGGCCGCCGGACTGCAGTGA
- a CDS encoding GAF domain-containing protein: protein MERYESYYRSLYAMALVVNSSLEPATVLGTITEQTAKAMQAKGCTIRLLDRTGKRLLQSAAYGLSKDYMRKGPVDLDHSEVDREILSGKAIRVADAATDPRFQYGEAARVEGIASVLAVPLVVDGAAIGVLRVYSASAREFDASEEEFLRAIAALSAIAIENARLHQALKKDYEMLASFEYRVFED, encoded by the coding sequence ATGGAACGCTACGAATCATACTACAGATCGCTGTACGCCATGGCCCTGGTGGTCAATTCGAGCCTTGAACCCGCAACCGTGCTCGGGACCATCACCGAGCAGACGGCCAAGGCCATGCAGGCCAAAGGGTGCACCATCCGGCTTCTCGACCGGACCGGAAAGCGCCTTCTGCAAAGCGCCGCCTACGGCCTTTCCAAAGATTACATGCGCAAGGGCCCGGTCGACCTGGACCACAGCGAGGTGGACCGGGAGATACTTTCCGGCAAGGCCATCCGGGTTGCAGACGCAGCCACGGACCCGCGCTTTCAGTACGGCGAGGCGGCACGAGTCGAAGGCATCGCGTCGGTGCTTGCGGTTCCTCTCGTCGTCGACGGAGCGGCCATCGGAGTGCTGCGCGTCTATTCCGCCTCAGCCCGCGAGTTCGACGCGTCCGAGGAGGAATTCCTGCGCGCCATCGCAGCCTTGAGCGCCATCGCCATCGAGAACGCCCGCCTGCATCAGGCGCTGAAAAAAGATTACGAAATGCTCGCCTCGTTCGAATACCGGGTCTTCGAGGACTAG
- the purD gene encoding phosphoribosylamine--glycine ligase, which translates to MNVLLVGSGGREHALAFKLSQSPLVQKIYCAPGNGGTARLGENVAIKDDDVSALVHFAVKHGVGLVVPGPELPLTLGLANACRDAGIPCFGPTEFCARLEGSKAFAKEVMLESGVPTAHFAVFDDYAQARAFIEEKGAPLVIKADGLAAGKGVAVCETKESALFALEQTMRDKRFGTAGERVVVEEMLTGEEVSFLAFCDGENIAVMPTCQDHKPVGEGDTGPNTGGMGAFSPASILPKADYPAMAEATILPVVRHMRALGHPFVGVLYAGLIMTASGPKVLEYNVRFGDPECQPLMMRLNADLAEIMLACCQGRLNEVDIRWKPETAICVVMAAEGYPRDYPSGMVISGLDEAEADERVMVFQAGTKVSGGATVASGGRVLGVTALGENLSGARERAYRAVDRVRFEHSYCRRDIGKKGLKWESSSQ; encoded by the coding sequence GTGAATGTTCTTCTGGTCGGTTCGGGCGGGCGTGAACACGCCCTGGCGTTCAAGCTCTCGCAAAGCCCGCTCGTGCAAAAGATATACTGCGCGCCGGGCAACGGCGGAACCGCCCGCCTGGGCGAGAACGTGGCCATCAAGGACGACGACGTGAGCGCCTTGGTCCACTTCGCCGTGAAGCACGGCGTGGGGCTGGTGGTGCCCGGCCCCGAACTGCCCCTGACGCTCGGCCTGGCCAACGCCTGCCGCGACGCGGGCATCCCCTGTTTCGGCCCCACGGAGTTTTGCGCGCGGCTCGAAGGCTCCAAGGCCTTCGCCAAGGAGGTCATGCTCGAAAGCGGCGTGCCCACGGCCCACTTCGCGGTCTTCGACGACTACGCGCAGGCGCGCGCCTTCATCGAGGAGAAGGGCGCGCCGCTGGTCATCAAGGCCGACGGCCTGGCCGCAGGAAAGGGTGTGGCCGTGTGCGAGACCAAGGAGAGCGCACTGTTCGCCCTGGAGCAGACCATGCGCGACAAGCGTTTCGGCACGGCCGGCGAGCGGGTGGTCGTCGAGGAGATGCTCACAGGCGAGGAGGTTTCCTTCCTGGCCTTTTGCGACGGCGAGAACATCGCGGTCATGCCCACCTGCCAGGACCACAAGCCCGTGGGCGAGGGCGACACCGGCCCCAACACCGGCGGCATGGGGGCTTTTTCCCCGGCCTCGATCCTGCCCAAGGCAGACTACCCGGCCATGGCCGAGGCCACGATCCTGCCCGTGGTGCGGCACATGCGCGCCCTGGGACATCCCTTTGTGGGCGTGCTCTACGCCGGGCTGATCATGACCGCGTCCGGCCCCAAGGTGCTCGAATACAACGTCCGCTTCGGCGATCCCGAGTGCCAGCCGCTCATGATGCGCCTTAACGCCGATCTGGCCGAGATCATGCTGGCCTGCTGCCAGGGGCGGCTGAACGAGGTGGACATCCGCTGGAAGCCGGAGACGGCCATCTGTGTGGTCATGGCCGCCGAGGGCTATCCCCGCGACTACCCCTCGGGCATGGTCATCAGCGGCCTCGACGAGGCCGAGGCGGACGAGCGGGTCATGGTCTTTCAGGCGGGCACCAAGGTTTCGGGCGGCGCGACCGTGGCCTCGGGCGGCCGCGTGCTCGGGGTCACGGCCCTGGGCGAGAACCTGTCCGGGGCGCGCGAACGGGCGTACCGGGCCGTGGACCGGGTGCGCTTCGAGCATAGCTACTGCCGCCGTGACATAGGGAAGAAGGGTCTTAAGTGGGAGTCCTCTTCGCAATAA
- the purE gene encoding 5-(carboxyamino)imidazole ribonucleotide mutase, translating to MTKVAIFIGSISDEEKMRPCAETLKELGVPCLFTVSSAHRTPERTKRLVAELEASGCQVFICAAGMAAHLAGAVAAATTRPVLGVPIDASPLGGMDALLATVQMPPGFPVGTLALDKAGAKNAAYLAAQILALSDPELAKKLLAVREKFKADVDKAAADLEARFKS from the coding sequence ATGACCAAAGTAGCCATCTTCATCGGTTCCATCTCCGACGAGGAGAAGATGCGGCCCTGCGCCGAGACGCTCAAGGAATTGGGCGTGCCCTGCCTGTTCACCGTCTCGTCGGCCCACCGCACGCCCGAGCGCACCAAGCGCCTCGTGGCCGAACTCGAAGCCTCGGGCTGCCAAGTCTTCATCTGCGCGGCGGGCATGGCCGCGCACCTGGCCGGGGCAGTGGCCGCCGCGACCACGCGGCCGGTGCTGGGCGTGCCCATCGACGCCTCGCCGCTTGGCGGCATGGACGCGCTTTTGGCCACGGTGCAGATGCCTCCGGGCTTCCCCGTGGGCACCCTGGCCCTGGACAAGGCCGGAGCCAAGAACGCCGCCTACCTCGCCGCGCAGATCCTGGCCCTGTCCGACCCTGAACTGGCCAAAAAGCTTCTGGCCGTGCGCGAGAAGTTCAAAGCCGACGTGGACAAGGCCGCAGCCGATCTCGAGGCGCGCTTCAAAAGCTGA
- a CDS encoding molybdopterin-dependent oxidoreductase, with amino-acid sequence MKRTLTACTRHCNDGCSLIVEQGDDGRTTIRGNPDHPFTAGFICAKTARFMDRLNAPERIVHPLARDKAGGGEFRRVSWDEAYDLIAARLDPLRATPQDILHAYGFASFGVLHKASRHLFALLGSAQATGSMCLGAGVAAMKGMFGALVEPDYFELVNARVIVNWGRNMDAHSPHVARIVDRARGKGARVLAITPGDPGYAPHTDAHVRIRPGTDRFLAAATLRLLHDRGGLDDAALSRAANGREFLAMLVGIDVAAALDASGARLEDALALVDAYAQKPAATLLGRGLQRYAFGGENAAFTAALAVATGNVGIPGAGVFYATGDRGVMVPAFKPPREKPPRTFSFVDLGGELRRAREAGQPVRFVWVEGTNVVTQGQDSAAVRDELERAFTVVVEPFMTDTARTADVILPPALMLECRDAVSGSQHEWLHYSAQVFAPRGEAKSPFAIARELAGRLNPPVDFPSEDEALARALKGRKMKTTLAELEARGCIQGPPPGIPFMDGKYAHPDGLCRLPAELHAEPAAPEGLPLRLVSYVQKRYLLSQVPEGEQEGPATAWLAPELLRSLGLAPGEAAALHGERGSMDVVLAAQEGLSPDCVHVPRGDWLSRGRCVNLLTAGRKTDMGELAAYYDQWCRIERQSLAGE; translated from the coding sequence ATGAAGCGCACGCTCACCGCCTGCACGCGGCACTGCAACGACGGCTGCTCCCTGATCGTGGAGCAGGGGGACGACGGCCGCACGACCATCCGGGGAAATCCCGACCATCCCTTCACCGCAGGGTTCATCTGCGCCAAGACCGCGCGCTTCATGGATCGCCTGAACGCGCCCGAACGCATCGTCCATCCGCTGGCGCGCGACAAGGCCGGAGGCGGCGAATTTCGCCGCGTCTCCTGGGACGAGGCGTACGACCTGATCGCCGCGCGGCTCGACCCTCTGCGCGCTACACCCCAAGATATTTTGCACGCTTACGGCTTTGCCTCCTTCGGCGTGTTGCACAAGGCCTCGCGCCATCTCTTCGCCCTGCTCGGCAGCGCTCAGGCCACGGGCTCCATGTGCCTCGGAGCGGGCGTGGCCGCCATGAAGGGCATGTTCGGGGCGCTCGTGGAGCCGGACTATTTCGAGCTTGTAAACGCGCGCGTCATCGTCAACTGGGGGCGCAACATGGACGCCCACAGCCCGCATGTGGCCCGCATCGTGGACCGGGCGCGGGGCAAGGGCGCGCGCGTGCTGGCCATCACGCCGGGCGACCCGGGCTACGCGCCGCACACGGACGCGCATGTGCGCATCAGACCCGGCACGGACAGGTTTTTGGCCGCAGCCACCCTGCGTCTGCTGCACGACCGGGGCGGGCTGGACGATGCGGCGCTTTCGCGCGCGGCCAATGGTCGGGAGTTTCTGGCCATGCTCGTCGGGATCGACGTTGCGGCGGCGCTCGACGCCTCGGGAGCGCGCCTTGAGGATGCCTTGGCCCTGGTCGACGCCTACGCCCAAAAGCCCGCGGCCACGCTGCTCGGCCGAGGGCTACAGCGCTATGCCTTCGGTGGCGAGAACGCGGCCTTCACGGCCGCCCTGGCCGTGGCCACGGGCAACGTCGGCATTCCCGGCGCGGGCGTGTTTTACGCCACGGGCGACAGGGGCGTCATGGTCCCGGCCTTCAAGCCGCCGCGCGAAAAGCCGCCGCGCACCTTCAGCTTCGTCGATCTGGGCGGGGAACTGCGCCGCGCCCGCGAAGCCGGGCAGCCCGTGCGCTTCGTCTGGGTGGAAGGCACCAACGTGGTCACCCAGGGCCAGGACAGCGCGGCCGTGCGCGATGAGTTGGAGCGTGCCTTCACTGTGGTCGTGGAGCCTTTCATGACCGATACCGCGCGCACGGCGGACGTGATCCTGCCTCCGGCCCTGATGCTCGAATGCCGCGACGCGGTGTCGGGGTCGCAGCATGAATGGTTGCACTATTCGGCCCAGGTCTTCGCGCCGCGCGGCGAGGCCAAAAGCCCCTTCGCCATCGCGCGCGAACTGGCCGGGCGGCTCAATCCGCCCGTGGACTTTCCGAGCGAGGACGAGGCACTGGCCCGGGCCCTCAAGGGCCGCAAGATGAAGACAACCCTTGCGGAGCTGGAAGCCAGGGGGTGCATTCAGGGGCCGCCGCCGGGCATTCCCTTCATGGACGGAAAGTACGCGCATCCAGACGGCCTGTGCCGCCTGCCCGCGGAACTGCACGCCGAGCCCGCAGCGCCCGAGGGGCTGCCGCTGCGGCTCGTCAGCTATGTGCAGAAGCGCTATCTGCTCTCCCAGGTGCCCGAAGGCGAGCAGGAAGGCCCGGCCACGGCTTGGCTGGCACCGGAACTGCTGCGAAGCCTCGGTCTTGCACCGGGCGAGGCCGCGGCCCTTCACGGCGAGCGGGGGAGCATGGACGTGGTGCTTGCCGCGCAGGAAGGGCTTTCGCCGGACTGCGTGCACGTGCCGCGCGGCGACTGGCTCTCGCGCGGGCGCTGCGTGAATCTTCTGACCGCGGGCCGCAAGACCGACATGGGCGAACTCGCCGCCTACTACGACCAGTGGTGCCGCATCGAGCGGCAAAGTTTAGCGGGGGAATGA
- a CDS encoding C-GCAxxG-C-C family protein codes for MLCAEAVLAAVNEGFDCGLSEEQAVALTAALPVGLGGSGCLCGAVSGGAVALGLLLAREPRCLSRAEIRKASARLHDDFKKAYGSTCCRVLCKKVKDDRKAHFAQCANLTAVAAGAAVSLAIELRPELGEAAVQRPLARDNRLTALVKRLRARF; via the coding sequence ATGCTCTGCGCCGAGGCCGTGCTTGCGGCCGTGAACGAGGGGTTCGACTGCGGTTTGAGCGAAGAGCAGGCCGTGGCTCTCACGGCCGCGCTGCCCGTGGGACTTGGCGGCAGCGGTTGCCTGTGCGGTGCGGTCTCTGGCGGGGCGGTGGCGCTTGGCCTTTTGCTCGCGCGCGAACCGCGCTGCCTGTCACGGGCGGAAATCAGAAAGGCCTCGGCCCGACTGCATGACGATTTCAAAAAGGCCTACGGCTCAACCTGCTGCCGGGTGCTGTGCAAAAAGGTCAAGGACGACCGCAAGGCCCATTTCGCGCAATGCGCAAATCTTACCGCCGTCGCGGCCGGGGCGGCCGTCTCGCTGGCCATCGAGCTTCGGCCCGAGCTTGGCGAGGCGGCCGTCCAAAGGCCGCTTGCCCGCGACAACCGCCTCACGGCGCTCGTCAAGCGCCTACGCGCCCGGTTCTGA